tttaaaattgtatggaaatactatttttttgttatttatcacTTTTCTATGAGATTGTGCTACTTTCTGTTGAATACTTCTGGCAACCCTGACTAGTATTTATCTTCTAGTATTCTCGGAGataaaagaggaaaaaaaagttggattatcccttaaaaaaactacttacaagttacaataaatttaaatataaaattgttttttttatttcagaaatgtGTTGCTATGTGTGTAGATAGATATATGGACGCTTGGGGACTAGTTTCAAGAGCTTATGCAACTCggttacaaaaagaaaatatgtagtttaaaacaaaaattagttgatttttttttttaattattttatattagatataataaaatcattaatgattatgtaaatttgaaaaaggAAAAACATTCACTTGTAAAGTGAAGAAAAGTGTAATTTTTCATGCAAATTGTGTTGTATGCaacttttacataataattatttgtttgactgttgttgttttttttgttttggttttcaacTGTTGGATTGTAATTACATTAAATCAGTTGAAAAATACACAAAGAAATTTTGAACGAATAAAAATTCTGTTGACTTGTATGTTAAATTTAAgtgttttatttctatttatccagtcaaattagtcCATAAACAATAagtaaggttacaaaaattcccatagagctaaaaattggtatgaatgttcagtatactattataaatgaattgtgaaaagttCCCATCAATCCCctttgtgcaaaaaattttattgaggggggaagtttgcaaaaatagaCTTTTCacgtttttcagcaaaacgatTCGTTCGCCTATATAATGCTACATTGTCAGCAAATAGCATGGGCTAtattgtattttctaaaaaattaggaTTGCGAGGGGTAGAGGCCAGGGAAATGATATCTTGTatggaaattaattaatttgtataattttatatttattactttaataaataacagaagtccaaagtacaaaattatattatattgtattatttaaaattaaaattatttaaaaacaaacaattgactgagttaattgttgaaataccatgtatagattctgttgattacggaatcgttagTTTTTTTCACGTCATTTAAAtaaagagagatagccagccatacatacatgtcacacacacataactgatattcctaaataatacatactatacaatattcaaacCTAATTTGCGGGTAAACAATTGACCTTTattggtcatttacgaactcgatttcactttttacgatcgagcacgctgtaaaaatttcaacttggtatcatttttcctttttgagttatcgtgatgacagacggacagaccagaaatgaactaattaggtgattttatgaaccacctataccaaaattttgttcaatatttttaagcgttataaacttagtataccttgatatatttcatatacatggtataaaaactgctTAGATTTATTGCTAAAATATCGTCACGGTTAAGTAAAATTACTTAGACTACCTTACTTTTTAAGGGGTTAATTGCAGCGATTTAACCTCTCTGAATTCGTGTTTGAtcaaaataatacatactagcTACAAAAAATCAACAATCAAGAACTATGACTCTTAATATTATCCATATCAATACTTTCATCACAACTTTGTGAATCTGAACTATATTTTCGTTCTTTTGAATATAATGATGGTAATAATATCGGATCATtacgatttttattaatatttaaaggtGGTAAATCTCCTAACGATGATAAACTACTAAACGGTTTTACTTTATCTAATTTATCTGATACAGTCGGTGAACTTGATACAATTTTACTAATTGTATCATCGAGAAGATTTAATGGAATCGTATTATCAATTTGTCGTCCAGTGTTATCATGATCAATAGTCGAtggtaattttaatgatttttcaaaatcaattaaataattttcatcaatattttgatcAATACTCAAACAATCTTCAATTATTGATGAATCCTTTTCTAAATCACTACTTGATTCTCGACTTAAATCCGATGTTTCTAATTTTgtgaatgttttattattcacatttttaatactTGTACGAATCTGTGTTATTGGTTTTGGTGAAATACATTCGGTTTCCGTCGATAATTGTTCACTAAGTCGATTCTCAGTAATgtcatcattatttgttaatttttgatttttataaaataataaattatacaataatggTTCATTGGTCGTTGTTTCGATGTTAAATTCTTTTGATATGTCTGAATGATCAAGTGATGAATCATTTAAACGTGTTTCTGCATCAAATACAGATTTTGTATAatctaaatcaaaatattctaaTGTGtccttaattaataaaaataatagt
The Chrysoperla carnea chromosome 4, inChrCarn1.1, whole genome shotgun sequence genome window above contains:
- the LOC123297969 gene encoding centrosomal protein 43-like; protein product: MSLEEDSELRDLVVKSLESNGILAKLKAQLRASIFIALEEENSIQDKIPYTNNKLKNFLEHKQGKLLFLLIKDTLEYFDLDYTKSVFDAETRLNDSSLDHSDISKEFNIETTTNEPLFKIVSSSPTVSDKLDKVKPFSSLSSLGDLPPLNINKNRNDPILLPSLYSKERKYSSDSQSCDESIDMDNIKSHSS